The Pedococcus dokdonensis region GGTCACTGACGAAAGTTTACGCGTCAATCGTCGTCGTGCCGCGCCGAGTCCATCCGCCCGCCGCACCAGTCCTGACCAACCCTTTACCCGCGAGTACGTAACCGGGCCCACAGTGTCTCGTTGCACACGGCATACCGACCATCGCCGTAGCTGGTCAGCCACGAAGGGAACGTTGAGACCCATGCACACCGTGAAGAGAACCCGGGCCGTCGTCGCGACGGTGGCCACGGCCGCCCTCGCCGCCGTGGCCCTCGCCACGCCGGCCTCCGCCGGCCTGCTCCCCAGCGGCAACACCCTGGCCCCCGTCCAACCGTGGCTGGCCTCCCAGCTGAGCGTGCTCAAGGCCGCCACCCCCACGACCGTGCTGGTGCACGGCACCGACACGGCAGCCGCCACGAAGGCCGTGCAGGCCGTCGGGCTGCGCAAGGTGACGTCGTTCGACAAGGTCGGCGTGGTCGTCGCGACCGGGCTGCCCGCCCAGGTGCAGCTCGTCCGCTCCCAGCCCGGCGTCACCTACGTCGAGGGCAACCAGCCCATCGAGATGCTCCTGTCGACCTCCAACAAGGCGACCCGGGGCGACGAGGCGCGCAACACCCTCACCGGCGCCAACGGCACCGCACTCGACGGCAAGGGTGTCTCGGTCGCGGTGATCGACTCCGGCGTCGACCCGACCCACCCGTTCCTGCAGAACGCCGACGGCACCAGCGCCGTGGTGAAGAACCTCAAGATGCTCTGCGAGCCGCTGACCGAGAGCACCTGTGCCCCGGTCGACGCGGGCTCGCTCAACACCGACCTCCTCTCGGTCGGCGGCCACGGCATGCACGTCAACGGGATCGTCGCCGGACGCGACATCACGCTCCCGGACGGCACGAAGATGCACGGCGCCGCCCCGGGCGCCAGCCTGGTCAGCATCAGCACCGGCGCGGTGCTGTTCATCATCGGCGCCGACGCAGCGCTCAACTGGGTGCTGGAGAACCACGCCGCGCC contains the following coding sequences:
- a CDS encoding S8 family peptidase, coding for MHTVKRTRAVVATVATAALAAVALATPASAGLLPSGNTLAPVQPWLASQLSVLKAATPTTVLVHGTDTAAATKAVQAVGLRKVTSFDKVGVVVATGLPAQVQLVRSQPGVTYVEGNQPIEMLLSTSNKATRGDEARNTLTGANGTALDGKGVSVAVIDSGVDPTHPFLQNADGTSAVVKNLKMLCEPLTESTCAPVDAGSLNTDLLSVGGHGMHVNGIVAGRDITLPDGTKMHGAAPGASLVSISTGAVLFIIGADAALNWVLENHAAPCGAGVPASTCPPIKVTSNSYGPTGGGAFDPNSATVKIQRELVKEGVVSVWANGNDGGDGSEDLSNPPGKDPTPGILSVASFYDQDTGTRDGTVSDFSSRGKAGDLSTYPDISAPGESITSSCRIYLPICTTGGDVIDGGNYNTISGTSMATPHISGIVAQLFQANPSATPAQVEAALESTAYKYTDGAAYEAGTNGTTSFDKGHGLVDVVAAANAVR